From one Notolabrus celidotus isolate fNotCel1 chromosome 2, fNotCel1.pri, whole genome shotgun sequence genomic stretch:
- the foxd3 gene encoding forkhead box protein D3, with amino-acid sequence MTLSGGSERASDMSGQTVLTAEDVDIDVVGEGDEECMERGDSDCDSPGVGILHDLRGEPGDEDDVDDEIEVEEKEDTGSGGGSPCCESSGEGETGTGKGEGHEQSGAPGSGLQKPKSSLVKPPYSYIALITMSILQSPQKKLTLSGICEFISNRFPYYREKFPAWQNSIRHNLSLNDCFVKIPREPGNPGKGNYWTLDPASEDMFDNGSFLRRRKRFKRVQPDMLRDQTALMMQSFGAYSLGGPYGRHYGIHPAYTHPAALQYPYIPPVGHMLPPGVPLLPSAELNRKAFNSQLSPSLQLQLNSLSTASMIKSEPSNRPSFSIENIIGVSSASSSSPGSAQAFLRPPVTVQSALLSAQSLSLSRTSAGIAPILSVPSSILSGHVLPSVTAKWPSQ; translated from the coding sequence ATGACCCTGTCTGGAGGCAGCGAAAGAGCCAGCGACATGTCCGGCCAAACTGTGCTCACAGCGGAGGACGTGGACATCGACGTGGTGGGCGAGGGAGACGAGGAGTGCATGGAGAGGGGGGACAGCGATTGCGACAGCCCGGGGGTCGGCATCCTGCACGACCTGCGAGGGGAACCGGGCGACGAGGACGATGTGGATGATGAGATCgaggtggaggagaaggaggacacGGGGTCCGGTGGAGGGAGTCCGTGCTGCGAGAGTTCAGGGGAGGGAGAGACGGGCACCGGGAAAGGAGAGGGTCACGAGCAGAGCGGAGCGCCGGGGAGCGGGCTCCAGAAACCCAAAAGCAGTCTGGTAAAGCCGCCTTACTCCTACATCGCCCTCATCACCATGTCCATCCTGCAGAGCCCACAGAAGAAGCTCACCCTCAGTGGGATCTGTGAGTTCATCAGTAACCGCTTTCCCTACTACCGAGAAAAGTTCCCCGCGTGGCAAAACTCAATCCGCCACAACTTGTCCCTCAACGACTGCTTTGTGAAAATCCCCCGGGAGCCTGGCAACCCCGGTAAGGGCAACTACTGGACCCTGGACCCAGCTTCTGAGGACATGTTCGACAATGGCAGCTTcctcagaagaagaaaaaggttcaAGAGGGTTCAGCCGGACATGCTGAGGGACCAGACCGCTCTCATGATGCAAAGTTTCGGCGCGTACAGCCTCGGGGGCCCCTACGGGAGACACTACGGGATCCACCCGGCGTATACCCATCCGGCGGCTTTGCAGTACCCGTACATCCCCCCTGTAGGTCACATGCTGCCCCCGGGCGTCCCTCTTCTCCCCTCGGCGGAGCTGAACAGAAAAGCGTTCAATTCTCAGCTCAGTCCGAgtctccagctccagctcaaCAGCCTGAGCACGGCGTCCATGATCAAATCGGAGCCTTCAAACAGACCCTCGTTCAGTATAGAGAACATCATCGGGGTCTCCAGCGCGTCCTCGTCCTCGCCGGGCTCTGCTCAAGCGTTCCTGCGGCCTCCAGTGACGGTACAGTCGGCCCTGCTGAGCGCACAATCCCTCTCACTGAGCCGGACCTCCGCCGGTATCGCGCCCATCCTGAGCGTGCCGTCTAGTATCCTCTCTGGACATGTTTTACCCTCAGTGACGGCGAAGTGGCCTTCACAATGA